From one Planococcus citri chromosome 3, ihPlaCitr1.1, whole genome shotgun sequence genomic stretch:
- the LOC135838885 gene encoding probable peptidoglycan muropeptide transporter SLC46 has product MMLIMWNGLIKDVTVEPCFFFYFTAYLILDVVNTNLYLQKSCRFNITSEPDLNTECDDEKQGVLFASKVNSEYRFAMLIICVIYTILSTCWSDEAGRRRRPLIYLPIIGLALQSLSGCLHSYFWQWDPLAAALSELGCEIISGGVVLMITSTQIYMCDVSNMENRTMRLGILLAVRTLCEQLGGGGVGFILRGVGFFYSYLLCFVFSAISLVLALIFVRDVSVPVEKKHNFFQFFNLNRVVDSFRVVFKKSLGRRRIIVALLLAVYIIVFATTQGEKTVFYLFFRYKFHWDERQFSVYTVYKNTGIILGTIFCSVVLSKHFKIHDGVIGMFAGFWDTVAVLGYLFAYRNWHLYVVPLFEVFHGTALSVCVSFFSKYYDNSEFGRLYAVLCVFGLMIPACHPAYNIIFQNTIDFFPAAFFILSASLDVIIIILYCISYLLCQGIEKQKQKQVNAPIEKHDG; this is encoded by the exons ATGATGTTAATTATGTGGAACGGTTTAATCAAAGATGTGACCGTAGAACCctgtttctttttctatttcacCGCCTACCTTATCTTGGATGTGGTCAATACAAACTTATACCTGCAGAAATCATGCCGATTCAATATAACCTCAGAGCCAGACTTGAATACAGAATGCGACGACGAAAAACAAGGGGTCTTGTTCGCTTCGAAAGTAAACTCAGAGTATCGTTTCGCGATGCTGATAATATGCGTAATTTACACCATATTATCGACTTGCTGGAGTGACGAAGCTGGCAGACGTCGACGACCTTTGATCTACCTACCAATAATCGGACTCGCGCTGCAATCTTTATCCGGCTGCTTGCATTCGTATTTTTGGCAATGGGATCCACTGGCGGCTGCATTATCAGAACTGGGCTGCGAAATAATTAGCGGAGGAGTTGTGCTGATGATAACATCGACCCAGATTTACATGTGCGATGTATCGAATATGGAAAATCGTACCATGAGATTGGGTATTTTATTAGCTGTGAGGACTCTTTGCGAGCAATTAGGTGGCGGAGGAGTTGGATTTATTCTTCGAGGTGTCGGTTTCTTTTATTCGTATTTGTTGTGTTTCGTGTTTTCCGCGATCTCATTAGTGTTAGCTTTGATTTTTGTCAGAGATGTATCGGTTCCTGTCGAAaagaaacataatttttttcaatttttcaatttgaatagaGTCGTTGACAGCTTTAgagttgtttttaaaaagagtCTCGGTCGTCGTAGAATTATCGTCGCTTTATTACTCGCTGTTTATATTATAGTGTTCGCTACTACTCAAG gCGAGAAAACGGtgttttatctatttttcaggTATAAATTCCATTGGGATGAAAGACAGTTTAGCGTTTATACGGTTTATAAAAATACTGGGATCATTTTGG gtacaattttttgttcGGTGGTGCTAAGTAAGCATTTCAAAATACACGATGGAGTTATTGGGATGTTTGCTGGATTCTGGGATACGGTAGCAGTGTTGGGGTATTTATTTGCCTATCGTAATTGGCACCTTTACGTAG TTCCTTTGTTTGAGGTGTTTCATGGCACCGCTTTATCAGTCTGTGTATCATTTTTTAGTAAATATTACGACAATAGCGAATTTG GAAGACTGTATGCTGTCTTATGTGTGTTTGGTTTAATGATCCCCGCTTGCCATCCAGcttataatataatttttcaaaacaccataGATTTCTTTCCCGCCGCTTTCTTCATCCTGAGTGCTTCATTGGAcgtcataattattattttatattg CATATCGTACTTGCTTTGTCAGGGAATTGAGAAACAGAAACAGAAACAGGTTAATGCTCCCATAGAGAAACATGATGGCTAA
- the LOC135838912 gene encoding probable peptidoglycan muropeptide transporter SLC46: protein MNNFKHLIRDISVEPALFLYIGTHHVLEFLNMNLFIQKACRFNLTSEPDLNTACDDKDKGIIFTSKVNSNYHSISSVICLIYLILAVCWSDEAGKRRKPLIFLPLIGLILQACSGCIHSYYWSWSPTSAAISNVICEIIGGGRELMIAATQMYICDISNLENRTMRVGLLWLVRTIGTPLGKGSSGYLLRSVGFYYSYMLCIALSILGFAFGSIFIRNSTAQLVRKVGLCRIFNLAPVVNSFRVVFSKKLARKRIIVVLLLLVQVLGWFALLGEYSVVYLFLNYKFSWDEKMYSMFQVYRHVGIILGTIFCSIVLSKLMKIHDGVIGAFAALGDTIAVIGYTMAYESWHLYFVTLFDVFHGSALSVCSSFMSKFYDSNEFGRLFAVIYVFGLFIPISFPVYNIVFRNTLKIFPSAFYIISIVLNFGVVLSYWFSYSLDKKISKERPSEMERRAMVSLNPPEIRVVNYEDEISPK, encoded by the exons ATGAATAACTTTAAGCATTTAATTCGCGATATTAGCGTCGAGCCGGCCTTATTCCTATACATAGGCACTCATCATGTGCTAGAATTCTTGAACATGAATTTATTCATCCAAAAAGCATGCAGATTTAACCTCACATCCGAGCCTGATTTGAATACGGCATGCGACGACAAAGATAAAGGGATCATATTCACATCGAAAGTAAATTCAAATTATCATTCGATATCCTCTGTCATATGCTTAATCTATCTCATATTAGCTGTGTGCTGGAGCGACGAAGCTGGCAAACGTAGAAAACCGTTGATTTTCTTGCCCTTAATCGGTCTAATCCTTCAAGCTTGCTCGGGCTGTATTCATTCGTATTATTGGTCTTGGAGTCCTACCAGTGCAGCAATTTCAAACGTGATTTGTGAAATAATCGGCGGAGGTCGCGAACTGATGATAGCTGCGACTCAAATGTACATTTGTGATATATCTAACTTGGAAAATCGTACTATGAGGGTTGGACTTTTATGGCTGGTTCGAACTATTGGTACGCCCTTGGGTAAGGGTAGTTCTGGATACCTTCTTCGCAGTGTAGGGttttattactcgtatatgtTGTGCATCGCGTTGTCAATTTTGGGATTCGCGTTCGGGTCGATTTTTATTAGGAATTCGACGGCGCAGCTGGTTAGAAAAGTAGGTTTGTGTCGGATTTTCAATCTCGCCCCGGTAGTGAATAGTTTTAGGGTTGTTTTTAGCAAGAAGTTGGCGAGGAAGAGGATCATCGTTGTGTTATTACTGCTGGTACAAGTTCTTGGATGGTTTGCCTTGttag gggaATATTCAGTTGTGTATTTattcttgaattacaaatttaGTTGGGATGAAAAAATGTACAGCATGTTTCAAGTATACAGACATGTCGGAATCATCCTAG GTAcgatattttgttcaatagtgctAAGTAAGCTGATGAAAATACACGATGGTGTTATCGGAGCCTTTGCTGCACTTGGTGATACAATTGCTGTGATAGGATACACAATGGCGTATGAAAGTTGGCATCTTTATTTTG TTACTTTATTTGACGTATTCCATGGCTCAGCGTTATCAGTTTGTTCGTCGTTCATGAGCAAATTTTACGACAGTAATGAATTTG GTCGATTGTTTGCGGTTATTTACGTGTTTGGATTATTCATTCCAATAAGCTTTCCAGTGTATAATATTGTCTTTCGAAatactctgaaaatttttccttctgCATTCTACATTATCAGTATCGTGCTTAATTTTGGCGTCGTATTGTCGTATTG GTTTTCGTATTCACTGGATAAGAAAATATCGAAAGAAAGACCATCTGAGATGGAACGACGAGCAATGGTATCTCTTAATCCTCCAGAAATCAGAGTGGTGAATTATGAAGATGAAATATCGCCGAAATAA
- the LOC135838913 gene encoding lysosomal proton-coupled steroid conjugate and bile acid symporter SLC46A3-like, translated as MFLNAEKIAEYVTVEVSFFCFCVTNEIMKFLNDNLYLQKACRFNQTIEPDLDTPCDDEGLGILFVSEISSKYAPISFFLSHVITIFATSWSDEAGRRRRPLIFIPLISQIITALLGCVYSYFWYIEPTYAVFSEIIIHGTSGGMSLITYASQMYLCDICLMESRTMRLGVLGAIKVITILIGKGGSGFILRSFGFLFSYFLCYLVSTMGLVLGLLFIKDMSIPMEKQKKIHQFINIGVVVDSFRVVFKKSLGRKRIVVLSLLVTNVISYFTTCGEFAVMYLYLRYRFRWDERKYSAFMLYKFSVSTFGILFSSVILSRRLKWHDGLIGMFAGFWDTMAVIGLFFASLDWQIYLIPLLDVFHGTALTVSTSFMSKYYDSTELGRLGAVYNVVGLAAPFAYPLYNVIFQKTLDTSFPAAFCVASVALDIITVVLYGAAYLYAKKLDKQNSIGVDGNPAITSK; from the exons ATGTTTCTCAACGCTGAAAAAATTGCCGAATATGTTACCGTCGAGGTATCGTTTTTCTGCTTCTGCGTTACCAACGAAATAATGAAATTCCTGAACGATAATCTGTATCTTCAAAAAGCCTGCCGTTTCAATCAGACCATCGAGCCAGATTTGGACACACCGTGCGACGATGAAGGACTCGGCATCTTATTCGTATCAGAAATTAGCTCGAAATACGCTCCCATCAGTTTCTTCCTCAGTCACGTGATCACAATATTCGCCACAAGCTGGAGCGACGAAGCTGGACGACGACGGAGGCCTTTGATTTTCATCCCCCTGATTTCTCAAATCATTACCGCATTGCTGGGCTGTGTGTATTCGTATTTTTGGTACATCGAGCCCACATACGCTGTCTTCTCTGAAATAATAATTCATGGTACGAGCGGTGGGATGTCTTTGATAACGTACGCTTCGCAGATGTACTTATGCGATATTTGTTTGATGGAAAGTCGTACGATGAGATTGGGAGTTTTAGGTGCCATTAAAGTGATTACTATTTTGATTGGGAAAGGTGGATCTGGATTCATTCTACGCAGCTTTGGATTccttttttcgtactttttgtGCTACCTTGTGTCGACGATGGGTTTAGTGTTGGGGTTGCTGTTCATCAAAGATATGTCGATTCCGATGGAGAAACAGAAGAAGATACATCAGTTTATAAATATTGGCGTTGTAGTGGATAGTTTTCGGGTTGTTTTCAAGAAGAGTCTGGGGAGAAAAAGGATTGTAGTTTTGTCGTTGTTGGTTACCAATGTTATTTCTTATTTTACTACTTGCG GTGAATTTGCTGTGATGTATTTATACTTGAGGTACAGATTCCGATGGGATGAACGAAAGTACAGCGCTTTTATGCTGTATAAGTTTTCAGTATCGACATTTG GTATCCTATTCAGTTCAGTGATTCTCAGTAGACGTTTGAAATGGCATGATGGCTTGATCGGTATGTTTGCCGGATTTTGGGACACAATGGCTGTCATAGGATTGTTCTTCGCATCTTTGGATTGGCAGATTTATTTGA ttCCTCTACTCGATGTATTTCATGGCACAGCGTTAACTGTCAGTACATCATTCATGAGCAAATATTACGACAGCACTGAATTAG GACGATTGGGCGCTGTATACAACGTAGTTGGTTTAGCAGCACCTTTTGCTTACCCTTTGtataatgtaatttttcaaaaaactttggATACGAGTTTTCCAGCAGCATTTTGTGTTGCTAGTGTAGCCTTGGATATCATAACTGTTGTATTATATGG CGCTGCGTATCTTTATGCAAAAAAACTCGATAAACAGAATTCAATAGGTGTAGATGGAAATCCAGCGATCACTTCTAAATGA